Proteins encoded in a region of the uncultured Paludibaculum sp. genome:
- a CDS encoding trypsin-like peptidase domain-containing protein has product MRLLSALLLLQALMFGQARNPTLHGLNDELVALSNRLHPAIVLIRSEAFEPVSHEISLAVRQTGTGSGVILSEDGYIVTNAHVVGKSTTVEVLLAPAVGARSSPERNRLLEGKVLGRDTEADIALVKVDARGLRFLEWGDSEALKQGQLVLAIGNPRGLENSVTMGVISSTQRQLKPDDRMVYIQTDAAINPGNSGGALVDLDGKLIGINTMILSQSGGNEGLGFAVPARIANPVVEQLRKDGKVTRGDIGVTAQTLTYGIAQALGLKRETGVVVADVEPKSTGDIAGFKTGDIILSVDGRPMETARQFHVFIYRKPVASLIKIAVLRGETEMTLQPVVVDQNEKSPNLGRLALSEENLVRRMRVLGISLDDQLLKDLPPLRLNYGVIVAGLVPGALMQDDSLLPGDIIHALNGKPIATLQELKSLLAPIKSREEIVLQIERDGKTKFIEYRLE; this is encoded by the coding sequence ATGAGGCTGCTGTCCGCTCTGCTATTGTTGCAGGCTCTCATGTTCGGTCAGGCTCGCAACCCTACCCTGCACGGCCTGAACGACGAACTGGTCGCCCTCTCCAACCGCCTTCACCCGGCCATCGTTCTCATCCGCAGCGAGGCCTTTGAGCCGGTCAGCCACGAGATTTCCCTCGCCGTCCGTCAGACCGGCACCGGCTCGGGCGTCATCCTCTCCGAGGACGGCTACATCGTCACCAACGCCCATGTCGTGGGCAAGAGCACTACTGTTGAAGTTCTTCTGGCGCCCGCCGTTGGAGCCCGGTCCTCGCCGGAGCGCAATCGCCTGCTGGAAGGCAAGGTCCTGGGCCGCGACACGGAAGCCGATATCGCACTCGTCAAAGTCGACGCGCGGGGCCTTCGCTTCCTGGAATGGGGCGACTCCGAGGCCCTAAAACAAGGGCAACTCGTTCTGGCCATCGGCAACCCAAGAGGCCTCGAGAACTCGGTCACCATGGGCGTCATCAGCTCCACGCAGCGCCAGTTGAAGCCGGATGACCGCATGGTCTACATCCAGACCGACGCAGCCATCAACCCCGGCAACAGTGGCGGAGCCCTGGTCGACCTCGACGGGAAGCTCATCGGTATCAACACAATGATCCTCTCCCAATCCGGCGGCAACGAAGGCCTCGGCTTCGCCGTCCCGGCACGCATCGCCAACCCGGTTGTCGAGCAACTGAGAAAAGACGGCAAAGTCACCCGCGGCGACATCGGAGTCACCGCCCAAACCCTCACCTACGGGATCGCTCAGGCTTTGGGTCTGAAGAGGGAGACCGGAGTAGTCGTCGCCGACGTCGAACCCAAGAGCACGGGCGACATCGCCGGCTTCAAAACAGGCGACATCATCCTCAGCGTGGACGGTCGGCCCATGGAAACGGCCCGCCAGTTCCACGTCTTCATCTACCGCAAACCCGTGGCCTCCCTCATCAAAATAGCGGTGCTTCGCGGCGAAACGGAGATGACCCTGCAGCCCGTCGTCGTCGATCAGAACGAGAAGAGCCCCAACCTCGGCCGGCTCGCCCTCTCTGAAGAGAACCTGGTGCGCCGCATGCGCGTCCTCGGCATCTCGCTGGACGATCAACTCCTGAAGGACCTGCCACCGCTGCGCCTCAACTATGGCGTGATCGTAGCGGGCCTGGTCCCCGGAGCCCTTATGCAGGACGACAGTCTGCTGCCCGGCGACATCATCCACGCTCTCAACGGCAAACCCATCGCCACACTGCAGGAGCTCAAATCCCTCTTGGCCCCAATCAAATCGCGCGAAGAGATCGTCCTGCAGATCGAACGCGACGGCAAGACGAAATTCATCGAATATCGACTGGAGTAG
- the ruvX gene encoding Holliday junction resolvase RuvX codes for MAIREGRILALDVGRKRIGLAVSDSMGLAQGLDTLQRKTMREDIVRLRQIATERKASLFLVGLPLNMRGDEGEMAEFVRTFAVKLEADTGIPVRLQDERLTSVEAESRLQERGLSLERMLKEKRKGVVDRLAAMILLEDYLRTEDGWE; via the coding sequence ATGGCGATTCGTGAGGGCCGGATTCTGGCGCTGGATGTGGGCCGCAAGCGGATTGGCTTGGCCGTAAGTGATTCCATGGGGCTGGCACAAGGATTAGATACCCTTCAGCGTAAAACGATGCGGGAAGACATTGTGCGGCTGCGACAGATCGCCACGGAGCGGAAGGCGTCGCTGTTTCTGGTCGGCTTGCCGTTGAACATGCGGGGCGATGAGGGCGAGATGGCGGAGTTCGTGCGGACTTTCGCCGTGAAACTGGAGGCGGACACGGGGATTCCGGTTCGTCTCCAGGACGAACGGCTGACCTCCGTGGAGGCCGAATCGCGGCTGCAGGAACGAGGGTTGAGCCTGGAACGGATGTTGAAAGAGAAGCGCAAGGGCGTCGTGGACCGCCTGGCGGCCATGATTCTGCTGGAGGATTATCTGCGTACAGAGGATGGCTGGGAGTAA
- the mltG gene encoding endolytic transglycosylase MltG encodes MRRLKKLVFWFIVLGLAAALGGCYYFVRVDQYQGFEEPVFVEIPRGTSSLKIGALLADAGVIRQPLLFPMSRALRPKAKPQAGEYEFTAAATPEEVFNRIARGDIYMVEIRVPEGSNVFDIARLVQQAGFGTAEEFLKVALPEEGFLFPSTYRFKRKTTVDAVCRAMRAQFDKVWTELKTPAASQRETTILASLVETEAVLDGERGRIAGVYRNRLAKGIRLECDPTVAYAAMLDRRWRGTIYKSDLASKNSYNTYQHSGLPPGPVANPGLASLKAALHPEETDELYFVAKADHSGGHVFSKDLAGHQKAVAAYRNGEQRPGKAEGQQKAAGEGVATRPKGRTHR; translated from the coding sequence ATGCGCCGATTGAAAAAGTTGGTCTTCTGGTTCATTGTGCTGGGCCTCGCGGCTGCGCTGGGCGGCTGCTACTACTTTGTGCGGGTGGACCAGTACCAGGGCTTTGAGGAACCCGTGTTCGTGGAGATTCCCCGAGGCACGTCCAGCCTGAAGATCGGGGCGCTGTTGGCGGACGCAGGTGTGATCCGGCAACCGTTGCTGTTCCCGATGAGCCGGGCGCTGCGGCCGAAGGCCAAGCCGCAGGCCGGCGAGTATGAGTTTACCGCCGCGGCGACCCCTGAAGAGGTTTTCAATCGGATCGCCCGCGGCGATATCTACATGGTGGAGATTCGTGTGCCGGAGGGGAGCAACGTCTTCGACATTGCGCGGTTGGTGCAGCAGGCGGGCTTTGGCACGGCAGAGGAGTTTCTAAAGGTGGCGCTGCCGGAGGAGGGGTTCCTGTTTCCCTCGACCTACCGATTCAAGCGGAAGACCACGGTGGATGCCGTGTGCCGAGCCATGAGGGCGCAGTTTGACAAGGTCTGGACGGAGCTGAAGACGCCGGCCGCGTCCCAGCGGGAAACTACGATTCTGGCCTCGCTCGTTGAGACCGAGGCGGTTCTAGACGGGGAGCGCGGCAGGATCGCCGGCGTCTACCGGAACCGTCTGGCGAAGGGGATCCGGCTGGAATGTGATCCCACGGTGGCATATGCCGCGATGCTGGACCGGAGGTGGCGGGGGACGATCTACAAGAGCGATCTGGCGAGCAAGAACAGCTACAATACCTATCAACATTCCGGGCTCCCGCCGGGGCCGGTAGCCAATCCGGGCCTGGCGTCCTTGAAAGCTGCTCTACACCCGGAAGAGACGGACGAACTGTACTTCGTGGCCAAGGCCGATCATAGCGGCGGTCACGTATTCAGCAAAGATCTGGCCGGCCACCAGAAAGCCGTGGCCGCATACCGCAATGGCGAGCAGAGACCAGGCAAAGCTGAGGGTCAGCAAAAAGCAGCGGGCGAAGGCGTGGCTACAAGACCGAAGGGCCGGACGCATCGATGA
- a CDS encoding lactonase family protein has protein sequence MTFSRRSLLVSPLVAAPALMADRNDSLLYIGAYTSAKNKGITVARFDKATGAISEMSTAAETPNPTFLELHSNGKWLYAINEVSNFGGKKEGSVDAYSIDKASGKLTLLNQVSSKGAGPCHVSLDRGGRMVMIANYGSGSVASYKIEADGKLSEAVSFFQHEGKGPVAGRQAGPHAHSVNVTPDNRYAVACDLGTDEIRIYKLDPGKGSMEKHKVVNTAPGSGPRHFAWHPKKMFGYVVNELNSTVTVFLYAPDGNLEEIQSVSTLPEGYRNENSPAEVRVHPSGKFLYASNRGEDTIAVFVIDPATGKLSPVDRTLTQGGTPRNFYIESTGRWLLAANQKTDNIIVFAIDQKTGKLQNTGKGIIVGQPVCLRILG, from the coding sequence ATGACATTCTCCCGTCGTTCCCTGCTTGTCAGCCCCCTGGTGGCGGCGCCGGCTTTGATGGCCGATCGCAACGATTCCCTGCTATACATCGGCGCCTACACCAGCGCCAAGAACAAGGGCATCACCGTGGCGCGGTTCGATAAGGCCACCGGGGCGATCAGTGAGATGAGCACGGCCGCGGAGACACCGAATCCGACGTTCCTCGAACTCCATTCGAATGGCAAGTGGCTCTACGCGATCAACGAGGTGAGCAATTTCGGCGGCAAGAAGGAAGGCTCGGTGGATGCGTATTCCATCGACAAGGCCAGCGGCAAGCTGACCCTTCTCAATCAGGTGAGCAGCAAGGGCGCGGGGCCGTGCCACGTCTCGCTGGACCGCGGCGGCCGGATGGTTATGATCGCAAACTACGGCAGCGGCAGCGTGGCTTCGTACAAGATCGAGGCGGACGGCAAGCTGAGTGAGGCGGTTTCATTCTTCCAGCACGAGGGCAAGGGCCCGGTGGCGGGCCGGCAGGCGGGACCTCACGCACACTCAGTCAACGTAACGCCCGATAACCGCTATGCGGTCGCGTGCGACCTCGGCACGGACGAAATTCGAATCTACAAATTGGACCCTGGTAAGGGATCGATGGAGAAGCACAAGGTGGTGAACACGGCGCCCGGATCGGGTCCGCGCCACTTTGCCTGGCATCCGAAGAAGATGTTCGGCTATGTGGTGAATGAGCTGAACTCGACGGTGACGGTGTTTCTGTACGCGCCGGATGGAAATCTCGAGGAGATCCAGAGTGTCTCGACGCTGCCGGAAGGGTATCGTAATGAGAACTCGCCGGCAGAGGTGCGGGTTCATCCGTCGGGCAAATTCCTGTACGCGTCCAACCGGGGTGAGGACACCATTGCGGTCTTCGTCATCGATCCGGCAACGGGCAAGCTGAGCCCGGTGGACCGTACGCTGACCCAGGGCGGCACGCCGCGGAACTTCTACATCGAGTCCACGGGCCGCTGGTTGCTGGCCGCCAATCAGAAGACGGACAACATCATTGTATTCGCGATCGACCAGAAGACCGGCAAGCTGCAGAACACGGGCAAGGGGATTATTGTCGGCCAGCCCGTGTGTTTGAGAATCCTCGGCTAG
- a CDS encoding MFS transporter, which yields MSSPSTPPRGALGVIFLIVFLDLMGAGILVPVIPYIVEPYRADALTVGVLAMSFSAAQFVASPFLGLLSDRFGRRPILLLSVLGSAGGYFLFGYGRSLAVLFLARITDGLTGGNISTAQAYIADISAPKDRAKNFGLIGAAFGLGFILGPALGGVLSKISLAAPAYAAGVFSLVTFAVGAVLLKESLPAEHRTSAKTRWHDVNPFSQIRAAFARVGFRELMLATFAMNFGMAGLQTNFAVFTHVRFGLDASHNAILFAFLGLMAALTQGLLLRKLAPSLGEGRLAVGGSLLLGLGFVVLALSNAIWMLYACLVLTALGFGLAGPSLSSLVSHKATPREQGVLLGTMQSVASFTRVVGPVWAGLSFDHLGQGAPYWTGAVCAGLSMMWAIHSMRESL from the coding sequence GTGAGTTCTCCGTCCACTCCCCCCAGGGGCGCGCTGGGTGTCATCTTCCTGATCGTCTTCCTCGACCTGATGGGCGCCGGCATTCTGGTGCCCGTGATTCCCTATATTGTCGAGCCCTACCGTGCGGATGCCCTGACGGTTGGCGTGCTTGCGATGTCGTTCTCGGCGGCACAGTTCGTGGCCAGCCCTTTTCTGGGCCTGCTTTCCGACCGCTTTGGGCGGCGGCCCATTCTGCTGCTCAGTGTCCTCGGCAGCGCGGGGGGCTATTTCCTGTTTGGTTATGGCCGGTCGTTGGCGGTTCTATTTCTGGCTCGCATCACTGACGGCTTGACGGGTGGCAATATCTCCACGGCGCAGGCCTATATTGCAGACATTTCGGCGCCCAAGGATCGTGCCAAGAACTTCGGACTGATCGGAGCTGCCTTTGGGCTCGGGTTCATTCTTGGACCCGCTCTGGGCGGTGTGCTGAGCAAGATCAGCCTGGCGGCGCCGGCCTACGCCGCGGGTGTCTTTTCCCTGGTGACTTTCGCCGTCGGCGCTGTGTTGTTGAAGGAATCCCTGCCGGCCGAACATCGGACTTCGGCGAAGACGCGATGGCATGATGTGAATCCGTTCTCACAGATTCGAGCGGCTTTCGCGCGCGTAGGCTTTCGCGAACTGATGCTGGCGACCTTTGCGATGAATTTCGGGATGGCCGGGTTGCAGACCAATTTCGCCGTGTTTACCCACGTCCGGTTTGGTCTGGATGCGAGCCACAACGCGATTCTGTTTGCGTTCCTGGGTTTGATGGCCGCGCTGACGCAGGGTCTGTTGTTGAGAAAGCTGGCTCCGTCGTTGGGTGAAGGGCGGCTGGCCGTGGGCGGCTCGCTGTTGTTGGGATTGGGTTTTGTGGTGCTCGCCTTGTCCAATGCGATCTGGATGCTGTATGCCTGCCTGGTGTTGACCGCGCTTGGGTTTGGGCTGGCCGGCCCGTCGTTGTCGAGCCTTGTTTCGCATAAAGCGACCCCGCGCGAGCAGGGTGTGCTATTGGGGACAATGCAATCGGTGGCGAGCTTCACTCGTGTGGTGGGGCCGGTTTGGGCGGGTCTATCGTTCGACCATCTCGGGCAGGGCGCTCCGTACTGGACCGGCGCGGTGTGCGCGGGCCTGTCGATGATGTGGGCGATCCATTCGATGCGCGAGTCACTTTGA
- the dinB gene encoding DNA polymerase IV produces MKTIFHVDMDAFFVSVEELFDPSLKGKAVVVGGPKDARGVVSAASYEARKFGVHSALPLRTAGQLCPHAIFLNGHPDRYRDYSHKVHAVLNEFSPKVEMASVDEAYMDLTGTERLLGPPLHAAHLLHVRMKEVTGLNCSVGIATSRLVAKVCSDQAKPNGILWIQPGLEANFLAPLDVRRIPGVGKVTEQKLKDYGIRKVGDLARLDEDFLRRRFGQWGLALAGKSHGIDAGSWVDGDIGDHEDPKSISHEHTFDVDTAQPLELEATLARLAEKVARRLREHEFHARIVHLKLRYKDFTTLTRSRTLPQSTQLDHELIAESRILFHQAWDGKTPIRLIGTGVSGLEEHEGQLGLLDSEKNRRARQALAAVDRIRDKYGEKSVKLATGLTADHAERVHENPVGLPGKLPRGKSK; encoded by the coding sequence GTGAAAACCATCTTCCACGTCGACATGGACGCCTTCTTCGTCTCCGTGGAAGAGCTCTTCGACCCGTCCCTCAAAGGCAAGGCTGTCGTCGTCGGAGGCCCCAAGGACGCTCGCGGCGTCGTCTCGGCCGCCTCCTACGAGGCCCGCAAGTTCGGTGTCCACTCCGCCCTCCCCCTGCGCACCGCCGGTCAACTCTGTCCGCACGCCATCTTCCTGAACGGCCATCCCGACCGCTACCGCGACTACTCCCACAAGGTCCACGCCGTCCTCAACGAATTCTCGCCCAAGGTGGAGATGGCGTCCGTCGACGAGGCCTACATGGATCTCACGGGCACCGAACGCCTGCTCGGCCCACCCCTCCACGCGGCCCACCTCCTCCACGTCCGCATGAAGGAAGTCACAGGCCTCAACTGCTCCGTCGGCATCGCCACCTCGCGACTGGTGGCTAAGGTCTGCTCCGATCAGGCCAAACCCAACGGCATCCTTTGGATCCAGCCCGGGCTCGAAGCCAACTTCCTCGCGCCGCTGGACGTTCGCCGGATCCCGGGCGTCGGCAAGGTGACCGAACAGAAGCTCAAGGACTACGGCATCAGGAAGGTGGGCGACCTCGCCCGGCTCGACGAGGATTTCCTCCGCCGCCGCTTCGGCCAGTGGGGCCTGGCGCTGGCGGGCAAATCGCACGGAATCGACGCCGGTTCCTGGGTCGACGGCGACATCGGCGATCACGAAGACCCCAAGTCCATCAGCCACGAACACACCTTCGACGTCGATACAGCCCAGCCTCTCGAACTCGAAGCCACGCTAGCCCGCCTCGCCGAGAAGGTCGCCCGCCGCCTCCGCGAGCACGAGTTCCACGCCCGCATCGTTCACCTGAAGCTGCGGTACAAAGACTTCACCACGCTCACGCGCAGCCGCACCCTGCCCCAGTCGACACAGCTCGACCACGAACTCATCGCCGAATCGAGGATCCTGTTCCATCAGGCGTGGGACGGGAAGACGCCGATCCGCCTCATCGGCACGGGCGTCTCAGGACTGGAAGAACACGAAGGACAACTGGGTCTGCTCGACTCCGAGAAGAATCGGCGAGCCCGCCAGGCGCTGGCCGCCGTCGACCGCATCCGGGACAAGTACGGAGAGAAGAGCGTGAAGCTCGCCACCGGACTCACCGCCGATCACGCCGAACGCGTCCACGAGAACCCCGTTGGCCTGCCCGGCAAACTGCCGCGCGGCAAATCAAAGTGA
- a CDS encoding PadR family transcriptional regulator, which yields MHEKTTDGDVPYGTLDLMVLRTLATIGSQHGYGLARRIERVASGSLSLNQGTIYPALLRLEQKGWISSDWGVSESKRRARFYSITDAGRDQLSTEIEKWSRAVQMVQRLLEDPA from the coding sequence ATGCATGAGAAGACGACGGACGGTGACGTTCCATACGGCACTTTGGATCTGATGGTGTTGAGAACTCTGGCGACGATAGGGTCTCAACACGGCTACGGCTTGGCCCGCCGAATTGAGCGGGTGGCCAGTGGCTCTCTCTCGCTGAACCAGGGAACGATTTACCCGGCGCTCCTGCGACTGGAGCAAAAGGGCTGGATCTCGAGCGATTGGGGCGTCAGCGAGAGTAAGCGGCGCGCGCGTTTCTACTCGATCACCGATGCCGGGCGCGATCAGCTTTCTACCGAGATTGAGAAGTGGTCGCGCGCGGTGCAGATGGTGCAGCGCCTGTTGGAGGATCCGGCATGA
- a CDS encoding ABC transporter permease, producing the protein MMWLRLVFSRLLGIAFRSRLEARLDEEMRTHLDFLIEEKLRQGLSLEEARRAASLEFGGTTALMESCREQAGAPALESVWQDLRYGVRSLARSRVFTASAVCTLALGIGGAVAVFSLVQGLVLEGLPYPDAGRLVELQETSARAGVMSASWHDYLDWRARARSVAQMAAIQPGSVSLTGDGAAERLRVLNVSASFLDVLQRAPALGRGLKESDDRAGAEPVVVLTHAVWARRYGGDPGLVGRRIVLDGQAHLVVGILPESFRFFVEADLYRPITPQAQRLGARGGDHGCYVYGRLAEGVTLKQARDEMESVAAALSRQYPESNGGVTVHVEPLAAADEGLRRTLYLLLAAVGCLLLIACVNVSGLLLARGESRRREMQVRAALGASRGRLLQQVVMESFLLASAGAAVGLLLAQFSLPLLQTLLPEETRRVAGIGIHGAVLAGVTLLATAAALIMGAIPGWTAGRGLGVLRSGARPAGSGFNRLSFRGVLVATQVGASFVLLVGAGLLLRSVINIYSVDPGFRAERLLLAETALPASRFGAEEQQVRYFDRLLAELRAIPGVESAATTFCLPLDGGCWASGLSVEGQAVMRREDRPLVDVNQVSPGYFQALGAPMLSGRDFGAQDTPRAVPVAVVSQAFVRRYFPSGEVLGRRIRLGAPADQAPYLTVVGVVGDVHRVGLTAPVRPEVYLCLRQSGSDVARLVVKTRLSDPLRLEEAVRQAATRVDADVPLFGFRPIEHYVRQSTQSRQLPLIVVGAFALLALGMAAVGVYGIVNYTVASRSLELGIRMALGATRGQIVELVVGQGARLALVGLVLGTVGALVLARVLRSLLFGVQPADPETLFGVAALLALVLGLAVWSPARRAARVDPAVSLKSE; encoded by the coding sequence ATGATGTGGCTCCGGCTCGTGTTTTCCCGACTGCTGGGGATCGCCTTTCGATCCCGTCTGGAAGCCCGGCTCGATGAGGAGATGCGCACCCACCTCGATTTCCTGATCGAGGAGAAGCTTCGGCAGGGTCTCAGCCTGGAAGAGGCCCGGCGGGCCGCGTCACTGGAATTTGGGGGTACCACCGCACTGATGGAGAGCTGCCGGGAGCAAGCCGGAGCGCCGGCACTGGAGTCGGTGTGGCAGGATCTGCGCTATGGCGTGCGCAGTCTTGCGAGGAGCCGGGTGTTTACCGCTTCCGCTGTCTGCACTCTCGCCCTTGGCATTGGCGGGGCGGTGGCCGTCTTCAGTCTGGTGCAGGGGCTTGTTCTGGAAGGGTTGCCGTATCCAGACGCGGGGCGGCTTGTCGAGCTACAGGAGACCAGCGCGCGGGCAGGAGTGATGTCGGCCTCCTGGCACGACTATCTGGATTGGCGCGCCCGAGCCCGAAGCGTGGCGCAGATGGCGGCGATCCAACCGGGTTCCGTGTCCCTCACTGGCGACGGCGCGGCGGAGCGTCTGCGCGTCCTGAATGTCTCGGCTTCATTCCTCGACGTGCTGCAGCGGGCACCGGCGCTGGGCCGCGGGCTGAAGGAGTCGGACGACCGTGCCGGGGCGGAGCCTGTGGTGGTGCTCACCCATGCGGTGTGGGCGCGCCGCTATGGCGGGGACCCCGGGTTGGTGGGTCGCCGGATCGTACTGGACGGGCAAGCGCACCTGGTTGTGGGGATTCTGCCGGAGAGCTTCCGCTTCTTCGTGGAGGCGGATCTCTACCGCCCCATCACGCCGCAGGCACAGCGGCTGGGCGCGCGGGGCGGCGACCACGGATGCTATGTATACGGGCGGCTGGCTGAGGGCGTAACACTGAAGCAGGCACGTGACGAGATGGAATCCGTCGCGGCGGCATTGAGCAGACAATACCCGGAATCCAATGGCGGCGTCACCGTCCATGTCGAGCCTCTGGCGGCTGCCGATGAGGGACTGCGGCGAACGCTCTATCTGTTGCTGGCGGCAGTAGGTTGCCTGCTGTTGATTGCCTGTGTCAATGTCTCAGGGCTGCTGCTGGCACGCGGCGAATCACGACGGCGCGAAATGCAGGTGCGCGCCGCGCTGGGGGCCAGCCGCGGGCGGCTGTTGCAGCAGGTCGTGATGGAGAGCTTCCTGTTGGCCAGTGCCGGCGCCGCGGTCGGCCTCCTACTGGCGCAGTTCAGTCTACCCCTTCTCCAGACGCTGCTGCCCGAGGAGACGCGCCGAGTCGCAGGCATTGGCATCCATGGAGCCGTGCTGGCAGGCGTGACCTTGCTGGCGACCGCTGCCGCTCTGATCATGGGTGCGATCCCCGGATGGACCGCTGGCCGTGGCCTGGGCGTGCTGCGTTCCGGTGCTCGCCCTGCCGGAAGCGGCTTCAATCGCCTGTCGTTCCGCGGCGTGCTGGTGGCGACGCAGGTGGGCGCCTCGTTTGTTCTTCTTGTGGGTGCTGGTCTGTTGTTGCGAAGCGTGATCAACATCTACAGCGTGGACCCGGGGTTCCGGGCGGAACGGCTGCTGTTGGCGGAGACGGCCCTGCCCGCAAGCCGTTTCGGCGCCGAGGAGCAACAGGTCCGGTACTTTGACCGTCTTCTTGCCGAGTTGCGAGCCATACCAGGCGTAGAGTCGGCGGCGACCACCTTCTGTCTGCCGCTGGACGGGGGCTGCTGGGCTTCCGGCCTGTCGGTGGAGGGACAGGCGGTGATGCGGCGGGAGGACCGGCCGTTGGTGGATGTGAACCAGGTGAGTCCGGGTTATTTCCAAGCCCTGGGGGCACCAATGCTCAGTGGCCGCGACTTCGGGGCTCAGGATACTCCTCGTGCGGTGCCTGTGGCGGTGGTGAGCCAGGCGTTTGTCCGGCGTTACTTCCCGTCCGGCGAGGTCTTGGGGCGCCGCATCAGGCTGGGCGCGCCGGCGGACCAGGCTCCCTATCTGACGGTCGTTGGTGTGGTGGGCGACGTCCATCGAGTCGGGCTGACCGCACCCGTCCGGCCCGAGGTGTACCTCTGTCTGCGTCAGTCAGGTAGCGACGTCGCGCGTCTTGTTGTGAAGACGCGTCTGAGCGATCCGCTACGGTTGGAGGAGGCGGTGCGGCAAGCCGCCACCCGCGTGGATGCGGACGTTCCACTGTTTGGTTTCCGGCCGATTGAACACTATGTCCGGCAGTCGACCCAGTCGCGGCAGTTGCCGCTCATCGTCGTCGGTGCGTTCGCGCTACTGGCCTTAGGGATGGCGGCCGTTGGTGTGTATGGCATTGTCAATTACACCGTTGCGTCCAGGTCCCTTGAGCTGGGTATACGGATGGCGCTGGGTGCCACACGAGGGCAGATTGTTGAGCTGGTCGTCGGTCAGGGCGCGCGTCTGGCTCTGGTGGGGTTGGTGCTGGGCACGGTTGGAGCGTTGGTCCTGGCGCGTGTCCTGAGGAGTCTTCTTTTTGGCGTCCAACCGGCGGACCCAGAGACGCTCTTTGGCGTGGCCGCCCTGTTGGCCCTGGTTCTGGGATTGGCGGTCTGGTCTCCGGCGCGGCGAGCGGCGCGGGTGGATCCGGCCGTCTCGCTGAAGAGTGAGTGA
- a CDS encoding DUF488 family protein, with product MSIFIVQLGTPRRAGEGPRLGTVRRPPRGVAKADFARLDYYDVWFPNLAPSAELVQEALHADSDRAWAEFARKFRKEMSAPDRSRELDVLATLSHHTNLALGCYCAEECHCHRSVLRALLVERGAEVV from the coding sequence ATGTCGATCTTCATCGTGCAACTGGGTACGCCGCGCAGGGCAGGGGAAGGCCCGCGGCTCGGCACTGTCCGGAGGCCGCCGCGTGGTGTGGCCAAGGCGGACTTCGCACGGCTGGACTACTACGATGTCTGGTTTCCGAATCTGGCGCCGAGCGCCGAACTGGTTCAGGAAGCGCTACATGCGGACAGCGATCGCGCCTGGGCGGAGTTTGCCCGCAAGTTCCGCAAGGAGATGAGCGCGCCGGATCGTAGCCGCGAACTCGATGTACTGGCCACGTTGTCGCACCATACGAATCTCGCCCTGGGGTGCTACTGCGCGGAGGAGTGCCACTGCCATCGGTCCGTGCTGCGCGCTCTGCTCGTCGAACGCGGTGCCGAGGTGGTGTGA
- the prmC gene encoding peptide chain release factor N(5)-glutamine methyltransferase, with protein sequence MTVKTAVRQGADLLAGAGIVEPRLTAEVLLLHALHRERIYLYSHPEHELTTIEWIHYGRYLHERMQGRPTQHITSVQEFYGRPFQVSPAVLIPRPETEHTVEQALQVAPHASNLLDIGTGSGALAVTLALELKCPAIATDLSLAALRVARHNAKTLKAPVEFLQCDLASALNSRFDLIVSNPPYIPAAEMAGLQHEVRDFEPHLALFGGEQGTEIYHRIVPQAEQLLKPGGWLIFEIGYRGEPGVRAAFAKGPWTDITLACDLAGLPRVLRGRYAP encoded by the coding sequence ATGACGGTAAAGACCGCGGTCCGACAGGGGGCTGATCTCCTCGCCGGCGCGGGCATTGTTGAACCCCGGCTCACCGCCGAAGTACTGCTCCTTCACGCCCTTCACCGCGAGCGCATCTATCTGTACTCGCATCCCGAGCATGAGCTGACGACCATCGAGTGGATCCACTACGGCCGCTATCTGCACGAGCGCATGCAGGGTAGGCCGACGCAACACATCACCAGTGTCCAGGAGTTCTACGGCCGCCCCTTCCAGGTCTCGCCGGCCGTGCTGATTCCCCGCCCCGAAACCGAACACACCGTGGAACAGGCCCTCCAGGTCGCACCGCATGCAAGCAATCTGCTGGACATCGGAACCGGTTCCGGAGCCCTGGCCGTCACACTGGCCTTGGAATTGAAATGTCCGGCCATTGCGACGGACCTGAGCCTCGCGGCACTGCGGGTGGCGCGCCACAACGCCAAGACGCTGAAGGCCCCGGTGGAGTTCCTCCAGTGCGATCTGGCCTCCGCACTCAATAGCCGCTTCGATCTCATCGTCTCCAACCCGCCCTACATCCCGGCGGCCGAGATGGCCGGCCTGCAACACGAAGTGCGCGATTTCGAGCCGCACCTGGCCCTGTTCGGCGGCGAGCAGGGCACGGAGATCTATCACCGCATCGTGCCCCAGGCCGAGCAGCTACTGAAACCCGGAGGCTGGCTCATCTTCGAGATCGGCTATCGCGGCGAGCCTGGAGTCCGCGCTGCCTTCGCGAAAGGCCCGTGGACGGACATCACGTTGGCCTGCGACCTCGCCGGTCTGCCGCGCGTCCTGCGGGGCCGCTACGCGCCGTAG